ACTTACATCATTTTCCTCGAACCATCCAAAGTCtgtttttggaaattatatctAACTAGTTCTATCCCTGCTGTCCGCCTTTACTTTTAATAGTGTAATTTAGATATGTTATTGATTTTTTTCTTAACTGGGTAAATAAGAGTTTTTTTGAAAATCCTAAATACTCACTTAACTGTTTCATCGACTTAACTGGTTTTACCCAGCTACTTGGACTTAGTATTGTTGACGAAAGATGATTTGCATAGTACCAAAAAAACAATAAGTGTCAAACATTTTACTAAATACAACTATGCATAtttagatattaaatatttCGAAACAGACCTTCAAAATCATCACCTTTtaaacctacctaccttacctagtTAATGTAGGCAACAAATTAAAGATTTCTAAATTTGTTGAAACTGTTAGTAGCTATTTTTGGATAAATCTAACTGAGACTGACCCAAAATAGGAACTTTATGGCTCTAAATCCATGGGAATCAGTTATGTTAAAATGGATTTGAGTTTAAACTGAAACTGACCATTCCAGTTATTCGATTGACGTCAGCCAGTGATAAATTGTTAGGCATGCGTCATagattactttatttttaattaccaAACTATTTCGATAAAAACGCAGTTCAACGACTGATTACTTTTTTGCTATTATAAGTAGTTTGGAGGACGAAAATTACTGTCATTTACTAAATATGAatacagatttttattttttgaggcAAAGTGGCAGAAATGCATGATGAAATGTGTATTCAAGTTGAATGATTAGGTAATCTAAGTTAACATTCGGGGTTTTAagctttgaaaaaaaaagtgaatttCCTGATCATAAACCTTTAATCTTAAATACAAACTAAACttgttttttcttattattcttGCATTGAACAAGCAATACATTAAATCCTGACATCCATCTAATAATCGAGCTCAGACGATCATTCTTACCGTTAAACTCCGAGGAACTGTTATTAAGAACCTACTTTCAATATTTGTAATAATAGTAATTTAGTTATAAGTCTTTATGTGATACTTAAGATTTTATTGTCcgaaataaatcatcatcaacattattatttaataagaaAAGATAAGATGATGGGTTAAGCGGCGTACTCGAAGAGAGTGCTCAGGGAgagctataataataatattatgatgatgatgatgaagttttTGTGCGATACCTATGGATTTTACTGTCCTGaacgattttattttattttaattatttattaaatatgattATGGAAGTTCCTAATTTGTGTGTTTGTTGGTTTCAGTTGCTGATGAAAGACATTCTTCGGCCTTTCGTCCCGGAGTACAAGGGCCAAGTCACGTGCGACGATGGAGAACGTATCCTTTTTCAATATAAAAAAcgggacaagtgcgagtcggactcgcccaccgagggttccgtactttttagagttgttagtatttattatagcggcaacagaaatacatcatatgtgaaaatttcaactgactattagctatcacggtttatgaggtacagcctggtgacgggcagacagacggacagacggacggtggAGTTTTAGTAATACTTAGGGTCCcgtccctttgggtacggaactctaaaaaataGCAATTATAGAATTTAAAAGGAAGgataaaatataggtttattgCTAATTAGGTTCTAATTTCCAAAGTAGTTAaattattaaactaaattaattcaTAAAACCTAGCAACTCTGCTAaatgttgtccctttctaacaatcACAAAAGTAAAAATGACGGATAAAGATAAACGATTATTAAGGGCTTGTCAAACTTTAAAAGTCTTTACGAATAACGCTAGTccatttcatatttttaataattatcttcGTCATCTCTTTAATTAATGACTGATgatcagagctcggatagggtgagctatttgccttatatatgacataagacatgtcaaattataaggcaaatagctcaccctatccgagctctgctgATGATAGTTATCAGGATAACTATATCACCGAAAACAACTGCCACAATTTTGATCTCTACTCCCATACTAAATCTGAGTAATAGCCTcctaagtccctgcgtacaattttttgtacatattctaAAATCAATTTTGTCTTTTAATGTGTGACtaagggttccaatttcaaaaacaaaacaattgcttctgggtctcaggatGATAGACTGAGCAACGTTAATTCATTGATATGATCATAACATCGTtactaattttatatttaacaatgATTCAGAACACGTGGCGAAAAGTGATTAAACTTTAAGAGGTCAATGATGTAACCAAACGTGAATACTTACTGCTGCAGAGATTATGAGTAAATTAGGCGCATATAATCAATTCTACCTTTGTTATATTCATTACATTAAAATCTAGGGTCATCAAACTataatgtcgaaataaattgcgtttgttttgtatttttaaccattaggggctattcataaattacgtcatttcaaattaggggggggggggtctggacatcggatgatggtagcgtGACgcaggaggaaacggggtcattcgaagcatgattttttgatgattttaggagggggggggggggcggggggggtcaaaaatcgtcaaaagtcgatgacgtaatttatggacatcAGCCCCTTAGCAATGGGAAAGATAAGTTAGGTAGCTCGTAAACATCTATATGACCTTTAATGCACTTAGAATTAGTTCGGCCAAACTATCTCGTCTTGTGAAGCTGCAATGATGTTTATTTTAGCAATAATTATTATTGCTTTAGCGGTTAGATTAGCCGTGCTTGCTCGTTAGGTTGATTTTTAAAGGCCCTATTGGCAGGTTGGCAATGGACACTGAAAATACTTTACCGCTTTAGAGTAGACTGACAGTAACAGCACTATTAATTACGATGTACTTAATTAGTTTAGTATTACAAACTTTACTTCCATATACAGAAAAGTTTACTTACTGCCGTGTGATCAGTTAGAAAATAGCCATAATAGCCAGTTACcaaaatatttcttaaccaCCAACTACCAGTATATCTCCAACTCCAAGACCTGCTGAGCAACTTCGACAGCCCCTGCGTCATGGACTGCAAAATCGGAGTCAGGACATATTTGGAGGAGGAATTAGCTAAGGCCAAGGAGAAGACGAAGCTAAGAAAAGTAAGTATCTTTTACCTttcatcatcattcgcttgcccttatcccattcatttggggtcggcgcatcatgtatttttcttccatacttcTCTCTCACCCTTCATCTCATCACTTACTCGCGTTGGTAGTTACCAACCGCGCGCGGTTGGTTTCATATCATCTcgcacacagtccatccaccttttcctcggtttttcTCTACcgttacttccctccacatttaTTCGTAATAGGTACCTTTcacgtcacatgactttcatctcTCCGCATCACTTGCCCGTAGCACGCTAGGTGATTCGCTCTTACTTTTTCTACTATCTTTTACCTCTATAAAGcgtaaatagttttattttaagaattCCGTACCTGGATGGTgccaacatatatatttatgatATAGAAAACCAGTTTACAGATCGCTAATcatgtttatttttgtacacattcaataaaaatttaaacacattaaacatttaattttgtaatgcagtaaacaattattttaaacaatCCAACTTATATTAATGATACTTGTGTTATATAATCAAAAATCTAATCTAATTTGTTTTGGGATCATCAATGCCAAgtttattgtacctacctacttttattttactgcGGGATACCGCAATGTCGTTGGATATTATCGTAGGCAATATGAAATGGACATGATAAGAAACCATATCGACAgaagaaacttgttttttatttttaattgtcaACCATTTCTCTTTATTGACCTCACGACAATTAAGACTAGATTATGACCAATGACGTCATTGTTCGTTGTTGATTTATATAAATAGCCTTACTATCACAACTGTTTATAAATAACAAGGCCCATTAAAGCCAAGAACGAGATACGTGAGGATAAAATGGCATAAACATCATAAATTAACAAtcattcttttgtttcattataGCGTTTAATTGATTCAATCAATTCGTTGACGTAAGACATTAAACCACTCGAAATTAGGCTAGTCGTTATGGCTAAGTCAGTTTCGTAATCGCCCAGCTTATAAActgtgattatttttatttgaaacaCGAGTTAAGATGTATTCGCCCTTTTTAATTCAAATCGTTTATGCTAATTTAATATTCATGTTTTTTATGTTACTTAATTGAACTGCTTGATTTCCATATTGATGATGTTTTGTGCTTTTAATTACCTATCTTTCTAACCTAAACGTGATGTTTCTATTCCAGGATATGTATGAGAAAATGATCCAAATAGATCCCAAAGCGCCTTCTGAAGAGGAGCACAGAAGTAAAGGCGTCACGAAGCCCCGCTACATGATCTGGAGGGAAACCATCAGTTCCACTTCGACCCTTGGCTTCAGGATCGACGGCGTCAAGAAAGCTGATGGCACCAGTTCCAAAGACTTCAAGACCACCAAGTCCAGAGACCAGATCATGGAGGCGTTTAAGGAGTTTACCAGCAATTTCCCTAATGCCCCGGTAAGTTGACTTTAAGAACTACCAACTTTATACTATATTAATACTCTTACTCATATATGATACTCTTTTTTTTAGCTTGCATATTTGAGCAACCGAATTTATGTTGAAATCAAATtcataatatgtataggtatcttatatgtatataaatattttctgtGAGAGAACTATAATGAGGAGTCATCATAATGAAACAAATCAGACTGCTCATTATGGGTATAAATGACAAGGATTCagctatatgtaggtataatatccACCCTGTAGGTATAGAACTTGGGAACTTCATGTAAACTGAATTTCTTGTcaaatgtatgcaggtttcgTCAAGATCTTAAATTGAACTACGAGTAGGCGTTACTTAAACCTTTTTCGAAATATTTGTATCTTTCCCTTTTTTGTACTTACTCGGAACTAcgaaacatatttttttcgtaTAATCGTCTATTACAAAATCTCCCAGATCGCaaaatattacctacatatattttgtTCCCATAAGTTTTACTATTTCCCATAAGTTTTGTAGTATATTAatctacattatttattttttcaggcCAGATACTTGGAAAGGTTAAAGAGCATCCGTGCGACTCTGATCGAGTCCCACTTCTTCAGGACACACGAGCTGATTGGCAGCTCCCTACTCTTCGTTCACGACAAGCGTCGCGCATCCATCTGGATGATCGACTTCGCCAAAACTGTCCCAGTGCCCGACAACGTCAACATAGACCATAACTCATCTTGGAAAGTTGGAAACCATGAAGATGGTTACCTCATCGGAATTGATAATCTCATATCAATATTTGAAACTATGATAAACGAGAATGACACAAACACAGAGCAGAGTATAGAAAAAACTGTCAGACAGGACAGTTTAGCAACTTGATGCTATTTGACTATTTAAGTCTGTCTTTTAGATCTGACTTGTGCTGAGCACATTTTTGCAATTTTGCATCGCGAGTGACATTCGCTTAATGAAGTTGTTTTACGTGAATTGTAATCAAAAGTGGACGTAACTGTTGTAAatattacttaagtattatgACCCTTCCGGTATTGTTGCTAAGACGTTTCAAATACTCATGCTTAGTTAAGGGACCcgcaatttatttttattgacaaaTTTATTGTTTAGTCTGAACTGAATGTGGATTTTTTAATGTGTTAATGTATCAGGATTCACGTAataattagttatttattttgttgtaagTGCCTACACTATATTAGTGTAATGACTAAATATATTTAGATTTATAGGTTACATAAGACTAAGTAATCTGGAGATACAAATTAAAACATAATCACATATTTTCTTGTTTGATCTTCGCCTTTCTTCCTAATCATATAGAAATGAATAGTAAAACCACAAAGCGAAGTGGTATATTATTTTACTCGTGTCGTAGAATTTGTTTTGACAGACCGGATAGCGTAAGTTTTGCATAATGTATTTAGCGCCGTCTAGTTTAACTGTTAAAACAACTTCTACGATATTATTCTTGCGAATTATTTGCTACTTGCTGCATTTGC
This window of the Cydia fagiglandana chromosome 15, ilCydFagi1.1, whole genome shotgun sequence genome carries:
- the LOC134671363 gene encoding inositol-trisphosphate 3-kinase A isoform X2, which translates into the protein MPECTEQFTFTIPIIRYTMDDQETSEERQPLAKKISLLTPVKIETPDNGRRSSEPSRYYIPPQCNNRLSPRSARKRDARRNSKTDVNDDCPKESFGLKPCNCEDCRASSPLPPGYGPETLSPGYDQMKRSLLEVPWSEDYAEASSDDLSSEWDSDVPEPPPPQKQSERWRKLRNIVQWTPFFQTYKKQRYPWVQLAGHQGNFKAGPDQGTILKKLCPQEERCFQLLMKDILRPFVPEYKGQVTCDDGELYLQLQDLLSNFDSPCVMDCKIGVRTYLEEELAKAKEKTKLRKDMYEKMIQIDPKAPSEEEHRSKGVTKPRYMIWRETISSTSTLGFRIDGVKKADGTSSKDFKTTKSRDQIMEAFKEFTSNFPNAPARYLERLKSIRATLIESHFFRTHELIGSSLLFVHDKRRASIWMIDFAKTVPVPDNVNIDHNSSWKVGNHEDGYLIGIDNLISIFETMINENDTNTEQSIEKTVRQDSLAT